A genomic stretch from Nilaparvata lugens isolate BPH chromosome 8, ASM1435652v1, whole genome shotgun sequence includes:
- the LOC120352729 gene encoding uncharacterized protein LOC120352729, producing the protein MSYVQTRWMRDRSTQIVSLSRYYWQILEYFAMPHHDYCQSLTDWYIWYLEMFPIFQQFATLYEQTKFDFDEKIRDTMGLIEDKRLELVDKIPLLNNLNDVSKISSYKQFVKRYLRDIEFITAKMDWVNNEEKIFNRTLTKFGMVEDLNNILLPFCKLIFKVYSWYQKQKTWFNNSFDLLVTEEVETTFDRYYNSLSQGLARNVERPEDLVSKPGKR; encoded by the exons ATGTCGTACGTGCAGACTCGCTGGATGCGTGACAGGAGCACGCAAATAGTCTCGCTTTCACGCTACTACTGGCAAATACTCGAGTACTTCGCCATGCCACACCACGACTATTGCCAGTCATTGACTGATTGGTACATCTGGTATCTGGAGATGTTTCCTATTTTTCAGCAGTTTGCTACT CTATACGAGCAGACTAAATTCGATTTTGATGAGAAAATTCGCGACACAATGGGTTTGATTGAAGACAAGAGGCTGGAGCTGGTTGATAAAATACCACTTCTGAACAATTTGAATGATGTTAGCAAGATCAGTTCTTATAAACAG tttgtcaagagATATCTTCGCGATATTGAGTTTATCACGGCAAAAATGGATTGGGTTAACAACGAGGAGAAAATATTCAACCGGACACTGACGAAATTTGGGATGGTGGAAGATTTGAAT AATATTCTATTGCCGTTTtgcaagcttattttcaaagtcTATTCATGGTACCAGAAGCAAAAGACTTGGTTCAACAACAGCTTTGATCTATTGGTCACTGAAGAAGTAGAAACTACTTTTGATCGCTACTACAA CTCTCTTTCGCAGGGACTTGCTCGAAATGTCGAAAGACCTGAAGATCTTGTGTCGAAGCCTGGAAAAAGATGA